In Myxococcus stipitatus, the following are encoded in one genomic region:
- a CDS encoding cytochrome c peroxidase: MSRQSVVKALASFQRTLMSGASPYDRYLQGETSALSVSARRGMELFFGERAECYHCHSGRHLSNSFRAKGMQRQPAVFFNTGLYDLNGQGAYPPQNPGLYEFTLNVLDQGRFRVPPLRNVELTAPYMHDGSISTLEAVIDLYMSGGRNVVDGPYAGDGRRNPNKDPLVRPFELSDSEKADLIAFLKSLTDTAFVSDPRFSNPWE, translated from the coding sequence GTGAGTCGCCAGTCCGTCGTGAAGGCGCTGGCGTCCTTCCAGCGTACGTTGATGTCGGGCGCCTCCCCGTATGACCGCTACCTTCAGGGGGAGACGTCGGCGCTGTCCGTATCGGCGCGTCGAGGCATGGAGCTGTTCTTCGGTGAGCGCGCGGAGTGCTACCACTGCCACAGCGGACGGCACCTCTCGAACTCGTTTCGAGCGAAGGGGATGCAGCGGCAGCCCGCGGTGTTCTTCAACACGGGTCTGTACGACTTGAACGGGCAGGGGGCCTACCCTCCGCAGAACCCGGGCCTCTATGAGTTCACCCTCAATGTGCTGGACCAGGGGCGCTTCCGGGTGCCGCCGCTGCGCAACGTGGAGCTGACGGCGCCGTACATGCACGACGGCAGCATTTCCACGCTGGAGGCGGTCATCGACCTCTACATGTCCGGTGGGCGCAACGTGGTGGATGGGCCCTACGCGGGTGACGGGCGGCGCAATCCGAACAAAGACCCGCTGGTGCGGCCGTTCGAGCTGTCCGATTCGGAGAAGGCGGACCTCATCGCCTTCTTGAAGAGCCTCACGGACACGGCATTCGTCAGCGACCCGCGCTTCTCCAATCCGTGGGAGTGA